From a region of the Nerophis lumbriciformis linkage group LG06, RoL_Nlum_v2.1, whole genome shotgun sequence genome:
- the kif7 gene encoding kinesin-like protein kif7 isoform X3 — translation MSPKVPVNHGRGDYSAVQVAVRVRPLLPKELLHCHESCITVDSELQRVTLGHDRHFLCDFLFEETCRQEEVYSVSVQPLIDAFFQGFNATVFAYGQTGSGKTYTIGEANICSFRDEEQGIIPRAVADVFKLLDENDLTDFSVRVSYLEVYKEEFKDLLEVETASKDIHIREDKGNIVLCGVKECEVEGLDEVLSLLESGNTARHTGATQMNPNSSRSHTIFTLYMDQRRGSLRLYGNATSTGPQMLSSKFHFVDLAGSERILRTGNTGERLKESIQINSGLLALGNVIGALGDPKRKGSHIPYRDSKITRILKDSLGGNSKTLMIACVSPSSSDFDESLNTLNYATRARNIQNRATVNCKREPDRVEGLEQQIKALRRALENRHRSETRIIAHADPNRRLRLGEGEISRLQVQSVHYRTCTDTAYRLLRELQSEGALTAEQTLKVKEWICSVEEERSRLTTASGPDSGIENSSTEENVALRRERPSVNNQDSDSLEERWSYEHDGVKDGEKDPPAVARLQTQILHLEQENTDFLAALEDAMEQYKLQSDKLQEQQDLIAELQCLRSSPGLHGLGHNLCLRPHTAPMGSMQHSMNGGLQKTSGGAEIHEVEEESSQSNLPRVRRRQVNQTWSKKDLLSVGRISGKGLISQLPEPDQHPSLARNVSCASVEEISIRDVVRGFEGISEWGLHQAQQKIRELSVTIRMKEELIKELVKTGKDAQSLNRQYSHKITALESEAVQARQELQEAQKQLQDLERQEREISTTDKTRAQECRRKIAAAQSKVQVLSQRQRDTAHLANLPAQSERRVLELERSVHSMRQQQELLQKRLRQESQQKRRLETEMQRRTHRVKELEIKNEQQQKILKIKTEEIAAFQRQRRSGSNGSVVSLEEQQKIEEQKRWLDEEMERVLEQRRGLEDLEGELTKREEILAKKEALLQERSGLETKRLRSSQALSKDLVTLTGRIETLEHELSERNGLLRSSSAQDSQQIRQEISNLRQEKDSLLKQREELDDKLRQGNLLSPEEERTLFQLDEAIEALDAAIEYKNEAITQRQRQLRASASMLSQWEMNLMAKLSYLSASETRALLCKYFDKVVSLREEERKLQLALAELEMQLDEQQQLVQWLENALDRTQLDTDRRLTQQQKEHERSVQLLLQQCREQMDEDLAGRQRQYEGWIYGLNKELNHYKAVNLDLSNKLREFCGSVSQPKEQVKVVSSEGKTLNVNSADSHAGRGTPMTEKPPKSREEMRELVNAPLPSTWRRSSLPTEEPAAMEELWLRTASDVPVNRVVQSGPNSPSVPTLLPAVKSRRDSRRSSLNIGPLISNNTFTDTRKNLA, via the exons ATGTCCCCCAAAGTGCCAGTCAACCATGGCAGAGGAGATTATTCTGCAGTGCAAGTTGCTGTTCGAGTGCGTCCGTTGCTTCCTAAAGAGCTCCTCCATTGCCATGAGAGCTGCATCACTGTAGACTCTGAACTCCAGCGGGTCACCCTGGGTCATGACAGACACTTCCTGTGCGATTTCTTGTTTGAGGAAACCTGCCGCCAAGAGGAGGTTTATTCTGTGTCAGTGCAGCCTCTCATTGATGCTTTCTTTCAAGGGTTCAATGCCACAGTTTTTGCTTACGGTCAGACAGGCTCAGGGAAGACGTACACCATTGGAGAAGCTAATATAT GTTCATTCCGAGATGAGGAGCAAGGCATCATCCCCAGGGCTGTTGCAGACGTCTTCAAGCTGCTGGATGAAAATGATCTTACAGACTTTTCAGTCCGAGTCTCCTACTTAGAGGTCTACAAAGAGGAATTCAAGGACCTACTGGAGGTGGAAACTGCAAGCAAGGATATCCACATCCGGGAAGATAAGGGCAACATTG TCCTGTGTGGTGTAAAAGAGTGTGAAGTGGAGGGTCTTGATGAGGTGTTGAGTTTACTGGAATCAGGAAACACAGCGAGACACACTGGTGCTACCCAAATGAATCCAAACTCGAGCCGCTCCCACACTATCTTCACCTTGTACATGGATCAGCGGCGGGGGAGTTTGCGCCTTTACGGGAATGCGACAAGCACCGGACCCCAAATGTTGTCTTCCAAGTTCCATTTTGTAGACCTGGCTGGCTCAGAGCGCATCCTGAGGACAGGCAACACAGGCGAGAGACTAAAGGAGAGCATCCAGATTAACAGTGGCCTTCTTGCACTGGGGAACGTTATCGGAGCCCTTGGTGACCCCAAAAGGAAAGGCTCTCACATACCCTATAGAGATTCTAAAATCACAAG GATTCTTAAAGACTCCTTGGGAGGAAATTCAAAAACTCTGATGATCGCCTGCGTCAGCCCATCTTCCTCAGACTTTGATGAAAGTCTTAACACGCTAAACTATGCCACAAGGGCCCGCAATATTCAGAATCGGGCTACTGTCAACTGCAAGCGGGAGCCTGATCGCGTGGAAGGGCTGGAGCAACAAATCAAGGCCCTTCGCCGAGCCTTGGAAAACCGCCATCGTTCAGAGACCCGCATCATCGCTCATGCTGATCCTAACCGAAGACTACGACTTGGCGAAGGAGAAATCAGCAGGCTTCAAGTCCAAAGTGTGCACTATAGGACTTGCACAGACACCGCTTACAG ATTGCTACGTGAGCTGCAAAGTGAAGGCGCGCTGACCGCGGAACAGACTCTGAAAGTGAAAGAGTGGATCTGCTCAGTGGAAGAGGAACGGAGTAGACTGACGACTGCCTCTGGACCGGACAGCGGGATCGAGAACAGTTCTACTGAGGAAAATGTCGCTTTAAGAAGGGAAAGGCCTTCCGTGAACAACCAG GATTCTGACTCTTTGGAGGAGAGGTGGAGCTATGAACATGACGGTgtaaaagatggagagaaggatcCGCCTGCCGTAGCCAGGCTTCAAACCCAGATCCTGCACCTAGAGCAAGAGAATACAGACTTCCTGGCAGCTCTGGAGGATGCTATGGAACAATACAAGCTGCAG AGTGATAAGCTACAGGAGCAACAGGACCTGATAGCAGAGTTGCAGTGTTTGCGTTCCAGTCCTGGGCTGCATGGACTTGGCCATAATTTGTGTTTACGGCCACACACTGCCCCAATGGGATCCATGCAGCATAGCATGAATGGCGGATTGCAG AAGACCTCAGGTGGAGCAGAAATCCATGAAGTGGAAGAAGAAAGCAGTCAGTCAAACCTGCCTAGAGTGAGACGAAG GCAGGTGAACCAAACATGGAGCAAGAAGGACTTGCTTTCAGTTGGACGAATCAGTGGCAAAGGGCTCATATCTCAGCTGCCTGAGCCCGACCAGCATCCAAGTTTAGCAagaaatgttt CTTGCGCCAGCGTGGAGGAGATATCTATACGTGATGTGGTGAGAGGCTTTGAAGGCATTTCAGAATGGGGTCTTCATCAGGCCCAGCAGAAGATTCGGGAACTGTCAGTCACCATTCGCATGAAAGAGGAGCTCATTAAAGAGCTGGTCAAAACGG GTAAGGATGCACAGTCTTTGAACAGGCAGTACAGTCACAAGATCACAGCTCTGGAAAGTGAGGCCGTGCAGGCACGACAGGAGCTGCAGGAGGCCCAAAAGCAACTTCAGGACCTGGAGAGGCAGGAGAGAGAAATCAGCACCACAGACAAGACCCGTGCACAGGAATGTAGACGGAAAATAGCGGCCGCACAAAGCAAAGTTCAG GTTCTCAGTCAGCGTCAGAGGGATACGGCCCATCTTGCTAATCTGCCTGCGCAGAGTGAGCGTCGTGTGCTCGAGCTGGAGCGCAGTGTTCATTCCATGAGGCAACAACAGGAACTTCTGCAAAAGCGGCTGCGACAGGAGAGTCAGCAGAAACGACGTCTGGAGACTGAGATGCAGCGCAGAACCCACAGAGTCAAG GAACTTGAGATAAAGAATGAGCAACAGCAGAAGATCTTAAAGATTAAGACGGAGGAGATCGCTGCCTTCCAGAGACAAAGACGCAGTGGCAGCAACGGCTCTGTTGTGTCACTGGAGGAGCAACAG AAGATCGAGGAGCAGAAACGTTGGTTGGATGAGGAAATGGAGCGTGTGTTGGAGCAGAGACGAGGGCTTGAAGATCTTGAAGGAGAGCTCACGAAAAGAGAAGAAATATTGGCCAAGAAAGAAGCCCTCTTACAGGAACGCAGTGGTCTTGAAACCAAGAGGCTCCGCTCAAGTCAG GCACTGAGTAAGGATCTGGTGACGCTAACAGGACGTATTGAGACCCTGGAGCACGAGTTGAGTGAGAGGAATGGTCTCCTTCGCAGCAGCAGTGCTCAGGACTCCCAACAGATTCGGCAAGAAATCTCCAACCTGCGTCAAGAGAAAGATTCCTTGCTGAAACAAAGAGAGGAGCTTGATGATAAACTGCGGCAGGGTAACCTGCTCTCACCTGAG GAGGAGCGAACTCTCTTCCAGCTGGATGAAGCCATTGAAGCTCTAGATGCGGCAATTGAGTATAAGAATGAAGCCATCACTCAGAGGCAAAGGCAGCTTCGGGCGTCGGCCAGTATGCTGTCCCAGTGGGAGATGAATCTCATGGCCAAACTCAGTTACCTGTCTGCCTCTGAGACACGAGCTCTGCTGTGCAAGTACTTTGACAAG GTGGTGTCTCTGCGCGAAGAAGAACGTAAGTTGCAACTCGCCCTAGCGGAGCTAGAAATGCAGCTGGATGAGCAGCAGCAGCTGGTGCAGTGGCTAGAGAATGCTCTGGATCGCACGCAGCTCGACACTGACCGCAGGCTCACTCAGCAGCAGAAGGAGCACGAGAGGAGCGTGCAGCTCTTACTGCAGCAGTGTCGAG AGCAAATGGACGAGGACCTGGCAGGAAGGCAACGGCAGTACGAGGGATGGATCTATGGCCTCAACAAGGAGCTTAACCACTACAAGGCGGTAAATCTGGACCTTAGCAACAAACTGAGGGAGTTCTGTGGCTCAGTCAGCCAACCGAAGGAGCAGGTTAAAG TGGTGTCATCTGAAGGTAAAACACTAAATGTCAACAGTGCAGATAGTCATGCAGGAAGAGGGACCCCAATGACTGAAAAACCTCCCAAATCCAGAGAAGAAATGCGGGAGCTCGTGAACGCTCCTCTCCCATCCACCTGGAGGCGCTCCTCTCTCCCTACAGAGGAGCCCGCTGCCATGGAGGAGCTGTGGCTGCGAACCGCTTCCGACGTTCCTGTCAACCGCGTAGTCCAAAGTGGGCCCAACTCTCCCAGCGTGCCAACGCTGCTGCCCGCTGTAAAGTCTCGGAGGGATTCTCGTCGCAGCAGCCTCAATATCGGACCACTCATTTCTAACAACACTTTCACGGACACGCGCAAGAATCTTGCCTGA
- the kif7 gene encoding kinesin-like protein kif7 isoform X2, whose protein sequence is MSPKVPVNHGRGDYSAVQVAVRVRPLLPKELLHCHESCITVDSELQRVTLGHDRHFLCDFLFEETCRQEEVYSVSVQPLIDAFFQGFNATVFAYGQTGSGKTYTIGEANICSFRDEEQGIIPRAVADVFKLLDENDLTDFSVRVSYLEVYKEEFKDLLEVETASKDIHIREDKGNIVLCGVKECEVEGLDEVLSLLESGNTARHTGATQMNPNSSRSHTIFTLYMDQRRGSLRLYGNATSTGPQMLSSKFHFVDLAGSERILRTGNTGERLKESIQINSGLLALGNVIGALGDPKRKGSHIPYRDSKITRILKDSLGGNSKTLMIACVSPSSSDFDESLNTLNYATRARNIQNRATVNCKREPDRVEGLEQQIKALRRALENRHRSETRIIAHADPNRRLRLGEGEISRLQVQSVHYRTCTDTAYRLLRELQSEGALTAEQTLKVKEWICSVEEERSRLTTASGPDSGIENSSTEENVALRRERPSVNNQDSDSLEERWSYEHDGVKDGEKDPPAVARLQTQILHLEQENTDFLAALEDAMEQYKLQSDKLQEQQDLIAELQCLRSSPGLHGLGHNLCLRPHTAPMGSMQHSMNGGLQDQKTSGGAEIHEVEEESSQSNLPRVRRRQVNQTWSKKDLLSVGRISGKGLISQLPEPDQHPSLARNVSCASVEEISIRDVVRGFEGISEWGLHQAQQKIRELSVTIRMKEELIKELVKTGKDAQSLNRQYSHKITALESEAVQARQELQEAQKQLQDLERQEREISTTDKTRAQECRRKIAAAQSKVQVLSQRQRDTAHLANLPAQSERRVLELERSVHSMRQQQELLQKRLRQESQQKRRLETEMQRRTHRVKELEIKNEQQQKILKIKTEEIAAFQRQRRSGSNGSVVSLEEQQKIEEQKRWLDEEMERVLEQRRGLEDLEGELTKREEILAKKEALLQERSGLETKRLRSSQALSKDLVTLTGRIETLEHELSERNGLLRSSSAQDSQQIRQEISNLRQEKDSLLKQREELDDKLRQGNLLSPEEERTLFQLDEAIEALDAAIEYKNEAITQRQRQLRASASMLSQWEMNLMAKLSYLSASETRALLCKYFDKVVSLREEERKLQLALAELEMQLDEQQQLVQWLENALDRTQLDTDRRLTQQQKEHERSVQLLLQQCREQMDEDLAGRQRQYEGWIYGLNKELNHYKAVNLDLSNKLREFCGSVSQPKEQVKVVSSEGKTLNVNSADSHAGRGTPMTEKPPKSREEMRELVNAPLPSTWRRSSLPTEEPAAMEELWLRTASDVPVNRVVQSGPNSPSVPTLLPAVKSRRDSRRSSLNIGPLISNNTFTDTRKNLA, encoded by the exons ATGTCCCCCAAAGTGCCAGTCAACCATGGCAGAGGAGATTATTCTGCAGTGCAAGTTGCTGTTCGAGTGCGTCCGTTGCTTCCTAAAGAGCTCCTCCATTGCCATGAGAGCTGCATCACTGTAGACTCTGAACTCCAGCGGGTCACCCTGGGTCATGACAGACACTTCCTGTGCGATTTCTTGTTTGAGGAAACCTGCCGCCAAGAGGAGGTTTATTCTGTGTCAGTGCAGCCTCTCATTGATGCTTTCTTTCAAGGGTTCAATGCCACAGTTTTTGCTTACGGTCAGACAGGCTCAGGGAAGACGTACACCATTGGAGAAGCTAATATAT GTTCATTCCGAGATGAGGAGCAAGGCATCATCCCCAGGGCTGTTGCAGACGTCTTCAAGCTGCTGGATGAAAATGATCTTACAGACTTTTCAGTCCGAGTCTCCTACTTAGAGGTCTACAAAGAGGAATTCAAGGACCTACTGGAGGTGGAAACTGCAAGCAAGGATATCCACATCCGGGAAGATAAGGGCAACATTG TCCTGTGTGGTGTAAAAGAGTGTGAAGTGGAGGGTCTTGATGAGGTGTTGAGTTTACTGGAATCAGGAAACACAGCGAGACACACTGGTGCTACCCAAATGAATCCAAACTCGAGCCGCTCCCACACTATCTTCACCTTGTACATGGATCAGCGGCGGGGGAGTTTGCGCCTTTACGGGAATGCGACAAGCACCGGACCCCAAATGTTGTCTTCCAAGTTCCATTTTGTAGACCTGGCTGGCTCAGAGCGCATCCTGAGGACAGGCAACACAGGCGAGAGACTAAAGGAGAGCATCCAGATTAACAGTGGCCTTCTTGCACTGGGGAACGTTATCGGAGCCCTTGGTGACCCCAAAAGGAAAGGCTCTCACATACCCTATAGAGATTCTAAAATCACAAG GATTCTTAAAGACTCCTTGGGAGGAAATTCAAAAACTCTGATGATCGCCTGCGTCAGCCCATCTTCCTCAGACTTTGATGAAAGTCTTAACACGCTAAACTATGCCACAAGGGCCCGCAATATTCAGAATCGGGCTACTGTCAACTGCAAGCGGGAGCCTGATCGCGTGGAAGGGCTGGAGCAACAAATCAAGGCCCTTCGCCGAGCCTTGGAAAACCGCCATCGTTCAGAGACCCGCATCATCGCTCATGCTGATCCTAACCGAAGACTACGACTTGGCGAAGGAGAAATCAGCAGGCTTCAAGTCCAAAGTGTGCACTATAGGACTTGCACAGACACCGCTTACAG ATTGCTACGTGAGCTGCAAAGTGAAGGCGCGCTGACCGCGGAACAGACTCTGAAAGTGAAAGAGTGGATCTGCTCAGTGGAAGAGGAACGGAGTAGACTGACGACTGCCTCTGGACCGGACAGCGGGATCGAGAACAGTTCTACTGAGGAAAATGTCGCTTTAAGAAGGGAAAGGCCTTCCGTGAACAACCAG GATTCTGACTCTTTGGAGGAGAGGTGGAGCTATGAACATGACGGTgtaaaagatggagagaaggatcCGCCTGCCGTAGCCAGGCTTCAAACCCAGATCCTGCACCTAGAGCAAGAGAATACAGACTTCCTGGCAGCTCTGGAGGATGCTATGGAACAATACAAGCTGCAG AGTGATAAGCTACAGGAGCAACAGGACCTGATAGCAGAGTTGCAGTGTTTGCGTTCCAGTCCTGGGCTGCATGGACTTGGCCATAATTTGTGTTTACGGCCACACACTGCCCCAATGGGATCCATGCAGCATAGCATGAATGGCGGATTGCAG GATCAGAAGACCTCAGGTGGAGCAGAAATCCATGAAGTGGAAGAAGAAAGCAGTCAGTCAAACCTGCCTAGAGTGAGACGAAG GCAGGTGAACCAAACATGGAGCAAGAAGGACTTGCTTTCAGTTGGACGAATCAGTGGCAAAGGGCTCATATCTCAGCTGCCTGAGCCCGACCAGCATCCAAGTTTAGCAagaaatgttt CTTGCGCCAGCGTGGAGGAGATATCTATACGTGATGTGGTGAGAGGCTTTGAAGGCATTTCAGAATGGGGTCTTCATCAGGCCCAGCAGAAGATTCGGGAACTGTCAGTCACCATTCGCATGAAAGAGGAGCTCATTAAAGAGCTGGTCAAAACGG GTAAGGATGCACAGTCTTTGAACAGGCAGTACAGTCACAAGATCACAGCTCTGGAAAGTGAGGCCGTGCAGGCACGACAGGAGCTGCAGGAGGCCCAAAAGCAACTTCAGGACCTGGAGAGGCAGGAGAGAGAAATCAGCACCACAGACAAGACCCGTGCACAGGAATGTAGACGGAAAATAGCGGCCGCACAAAGCAAAGTTCAG GTTCTCAGTCAGCGTCAGAGGGATACGGCCCATCTTGCTAATCTGCCTGCGCAGAGTGAGCGTCGTGTGCTCGAGCTGGAGCGCAGTGTTCATTCCATGAGGCAACAACAGGAACTTCTGCAAAAGCGGCTGCGACAGGAGAGTCAGCAGAAACGACGTCTGGAGACTGAGATGCAGCGCAGAACCCACAGAGTCAAG GAACTTGAGATAAAGAATGAGCAACAGCAGAAGATCTTAAAGATTAAGACGGAGGAGATCGCTGCCTTCCAGAGACAAAGACGCAGTGGCAGCAACGGCTCTGTTGTGTCACTGGAGGAGCAACAG AAGATCGAGGAGCAGAAACGTTGGTTGGATGAGGAAATGGAGCGTGTGTTGGAGCAGAGACGAGGGCTTGAAGATCTTGAAGGAGAGCTCACGAAAAGAGAAGAAATATTGGCCAAGAAAGAAGCCCTCTTACAGGAACGCAGTGGTCTTGAAACCAAGAGGCTCCGCTCAAGTCAG GCACTGAGTAAGGATCTGGTGACGCTAACAGGACGTATTGAGACCCTGGAGCACGAGTTGAGTGAGAGGAATGGTCTCCTTCGCAGCAGCAGTGCTCAGGACTCCCAACAGATTCGGCAAGAAATCTCCAACCTGCGTCAAGAGAAAGATTCCTTGCTGAAACAAAGAGAGGAGCTTGATGATAAACTGCGGCAGGGTAACCTGCTCTCACCTGAG GAGGAGCGAACTCTCTTCCAGCTGGATGAAGCCATTGAAGCTCTAGATGCGGCAATTGAGTATAAGAATGAAGCCATCACTCAGAGGCAAAGGCAGCTTCGGGCGTCGGCCAGTATGCTGTCCCAGTGGGAGATGAATCTCATGGCCAAACTCAGTTACCTGTCTGCCTCTGAGACACGAGCTCTGCTGTGCAAGTACTTTGACAAG GTGGTGTCTCTGCGCGAAGAAGAACGTAAGTTGCAACTCGCCCTAGCGGAGCTAGAAATGCAGCTGGATGAGCAGCAGCAGCTGGTGCAGTGGCTAGAGAATGCTCTGGATCGCACGCAGCTCGACACTGACCGCAGGCTCACTCAGCAGCAGAAGGAGCACGAGAGGAGCGTGCAGCTCTTACTGCAGCAGTGTCGAG AGCAAATGGACGAGGACCTGGCAGGAAGGCAACGGCAGTACGAGGGATGGATCTATGGCCTCAACAAGGAGCTTAACCACTACAAGGCGGTAAATCTGGACCTTAGCAACAAACTGAGGGAGTTCTGTGGCTCAGTCAGCCAACCGAAGGAGCAGGTTAAAG TGGTGTCATCTGAAGGTAAAACACTAAATGTCAACAGTGCAGATAGTCATGCAGGAAGAGGGACCCCAATGACTGAAAAACCTCCCAAATCCAGAGAAGAAATGCGGGAGCTCGTGAACGCTCCTCTCCCATCCACCTGGAGGCGCTCCTCTCTCCCTACAGAGGAGCCCGCTGCCATGGAGGAGCTGTGGCTGCGAACCGCTTCCGACGTTCCTGTCAACCGCGTAGTCCAAAGTGGGCCCAACTCTCCCAGCGTGCCAACGCTGCTGCCCGCTGTAAAGTCTCGGAGGGATTCTCGTCGCAGCAGCCTCAATATCGGACCACTCATTTCTAACAACACTTTCACGGACACGCGCAAGAATCTTGCCTGA